DNA from Branchiostoma lanceolatum isolate klBraLanc5 chromosome 6, klBraLanc5.hap2, whole genome shotgun sequence:
ctctttaaaaGTCTTGGACTATCATGTGGATATGGTGCTGTGTCCATACCAAGACTAAGCACACGCATTTAAAACTACGAACTGGCTTATTCTTCTCCCCAGGCTGCAGCCGTAGTAGGGAGTTTACCGGTATCTACGCGTTCAACATGGCGCTGACCCTGACCAACGGTGTTCTGTGCGCGCTGCTCATCCTCAACGTCTGTGGCTGTTACACCAAACAAACCGAGAAGGTGAACACAAGGGaaaactaattcagcaaattaTAGACTAACAGACTTGGCGCCGTTCTGGTGCTGGCAGTCTACATTATATGTATTTAATGCAAGAAGAGACCTTCTAAGGTAATAAGTTGGAATGACAAGATGTTCTAATTATATACGAGCTCTAGAGGTGGTGCCAACGATTCTTTGAGACAGTTAGTCATAATTGTCTATTTACATATTTTCCTATTCAGCAAAGCCGATTCTtttgttcatgtttttctttacttgctttCAATTTTGTCGCTAcaatttctgtattttttaattGAAGAGCCTAAATCAATGCACTTTTCATATCCCATCaacatgatgaaataaacaattcattcattcattcttcttcttctatttcAACCACTACTTGcctggatacttggatactttattcagTACCTTACATACATCAATGTGTAAGTATCCGATCTTCCTGGACATAAAACATGGACATAAAAATTACATAAAAGTTATTACCACTGGTATttacaaacaatacatgtacactgaaaGCCACGCACACAACATAGATAGTATATCCCTATATATCAATCAGTACTGTTCttgtatgtctgtgttgttCTAGGCACGCCCCATGTCTAGGCCCGTCACGAAGACTACGCAACCTCCCCAGTCCCAGCCCCAGCCCAAGGCACAGCAGAAGACACAGCAGAAGACGGGTCCGGTCCCCGCAGACACAACCGTCCCTGATACGTATACCAAGAAGAACCGAACCAGAAAAAGCAAGCGGCCGTCCTCCCTCTATAACTGGCCTTCAACTCCGATACTGAGTCCTTCACCGGGACGCTGAGAGATATGTCTAAAATAGACTGGTAAAGAATGAACAGTTTCTCATTATGTACAATTTTCACTGCTGTATGAATACATAGCATAACCCAAAGTGTTACCATGACAAAAATCATTTACAtgcccacaaaaaaaaattgtataaaaaCCCATAAATACAGTCTTAAGTTTAACGGCTTGGACACAAGTTGCATAGATTGGTCATAAGTAGCAACATGTTATATGGGTAATAATGTACATACCGTATGTTTTATTGAGTACACACGGAATTCAGTACAATCAGAATCTGTTTGATTGGGTGATTTTGACATTCAAAGTAGCACTCTTAAATACCAAACCGAAAGGGCATCAAAAGGAAAATTGTATTCAAGACCACTTTGCGTAATTCCCCGAGGACTACAACCGAGGACGTATGATAGATATTGCGGATTAGATCCGGTAAAACAGCCGACCCTTTTGTTCCAGACGTTCTGTCTGCGGCTGTCACAGTGGTTAGCACATGTCACACATTCAAGGACTTTGTTACATCTTTCGTTTAAGCCCCTTTTCCACTAGATGGCGACCGTGCAGTGACTAAAATTGTGtggcccttgatttcataatcggaATATGGCAGCAAAATATTATTATAAGAATAAGACgaaaaagcacacaaaacgtaaataTATTCggtctttatctatgaaatccgTTGAGCGTTCTGTTAGATCTTTGGTCATTCAGCGGTCGCATTGAGGTCGCAATCTCCAATAATTTTCTGTTGTATTTATGAATGTCTGAATGCTGAATGATATTAGAGGATATAAGCAAAAGCAGGCCCCAAGTCAATATGATCATAAAAGTTTTGAGTGGTACAATCTATCCAATGTAGCAAATGTCATACCTTCCAGGACTTTGTTTCATCCGCCGTTCATTGAATGAGACGTGTCTTTGAATTTCTTAACGATCTGGTAATATATTTGATGAGAGAAGCAAATGTGACCCCAAGTCAATATGATCATAAACGTTTAGAGTTGTGAGTGGTAGGATCTAAGATaaaaatctccgaatttttatccagttgtagagtttgaattgtcttaatatattgtttacctggatgtctaaccttcacaaacgatCTAAGATAGTATTTGTAAATATGGCCGTCGGGAAACCGTGTATAGCACTGGCAATGCCTGGAAGTACCTGATGACTAGAGTGAGAACTTGGCACCTTGCTGATtgatgtttgtgtattttctgGATTCTGCACACGGTTCGCGGATTTCCTGCACCACGCACACGTACGGTCTTAATCCCCGTCGGCACACCCCATCACAACATTCATTAGTTCAGCTCCAAAGCGCAGCGGGGAAAACAGCAAACAACCTTGACGCCTTGATGAACAGAAGATTGAAAACTGCTTCTGATAATCCTCGAAGATTATCTTCATCTAGAATCATAAAGTCTTTCATATAAGCACTACGTGAAGATGCAGGATATTGATTTTCTCAGAAGCTTCTGTACCCTTACACGCTGCTAATATTAATGACACGTTTGATCACTACGGTTTTCACCTTCATCACTACCGCTTTGTATCACAATCAGCGTATCACTTCACAACACGTCTCGCTGGGCTTATCAACAACAGTCGCAAACATTCCCATTTATCTTCGTTCACCTTACGAAAAGTTACGCAAGCTACTGGAttgattttgtaaacggtcagactttCTGATAGTATCCACTATCTATCGTCGGTGGCAATGGAAAAGCAGCGGAGGCTATCTGAAACGGCTGTACGTTTACAGAACTTATCCAGTCACTTCAGTAACTTGTGCAATTTTCATATAACCCTATTTAATTCTTATTCCTGAAAAATAAGCAGAGATATGATTTGAGAGTACAACAGACTACCATTACTGTGCCAACTTGACAGAGTCAAACTTTTTAAGCTCATATAGCTATCTGTTATATTCATAGTATGGGGTTGGGTTATTGGAGGACTCGAGCGTCTTAGAAAATGCGATTTGGTCATACGTTGGAGTACTTAACGCTTGTGTGGCCCTACTGCACTTCAGACGGATCACAATCGCTACCGTTAAGTGCAAATTAGGAACCATAGTACAGTGTGCAGGCCATACATTGACACCGTGACCCTGTGGTCCGCAGACGATGCTTGAGCATATCCACATGAGCTTTGCGGGAGCAAGCAGATGTTGATAGGGCTGTTCTTCTGTGACTGGGTCAGACGGGTTATGATTCCCATCTCCCGCTGCCGACTCCCCTGCATTAGTAACACCCGTACAAGGGTTGACCTTTCACCTCCAGGCGCCGCCTGGAATATCCGCACAATCTGGAAAATGGGCTTTATGATTTCTCCGTAGGACACTGCGAGGAAATAAATCATGCTTTTGACACGACTTGGATTTGAAGGATTGGAATAGGGCATAGGGGATCTTTGTCTTGCACATACCCCATTTCCACTAAAGGCTATAACTGCGGAgcgaccaaacatttgacagatcgctcaacgaatttcatagacaaagaacGACTCGActgtttttacgctttgtgtttttttgtctttcaaatcatacttatGGGTTTGGAACCGTACTCCAATCGTGGAATAAAggatcacacaaatccaattttggtcgctgtacggtcgctcagcgatcgcagTTTAATGGGAAGGGGTCGCACAATCATTTAAGATATGATCTTCACGTAtatctttgattatcattgACGACCAGTCTTAGGGGGAGTGGGTTGTCTAGCTATTGATGAGAGTGGGCTTGCCGTGAGCCGTGTTGTTAGATCTTAGAGCTTTGGTTGCAATTTGTGGAGAGTTATTGATTCCAACTAAGTGTTGTATGATATACTCAATTTGCACCCCGACCTGTAGTGACTCAATATATCCACTACTGACTTCTACCTATTTTGAGAtttcaaaaaaagaagataaaggCAAAGGTAGTCtaatagcctttttgaggcagtaggggaagtgggttgttatccaccgtGTCTAGAGCAGGGTATTGGaaagcggagcccatccctttccttccactacctttacctccccagccgaagtAAGGTACCCATTTAACTTTTACGTCTGGATGGagggaggaaagtcgtgtaacgtgccaggaatcgaacccgtgacctctccaTCTCGTGTCCGCCAGCCCAGCCACTCGGCCAGTCGACGCCATGAGATTTGATAAAAACAACTCAATTCTCGCACTTCAGTCTATTAACCTTGTTTAAGAGGCAATGATGGGATCTCGGCGGTCACCTCTATGCCTCGCAATACCGTAATTTGCCGGCTGACCTAGTTTTACGTTGCGCTATATATGACAACATATGGAGTTAAGATGGGCACATCCTATGACCTAGCTGACATTTTACCGGCAAGGAAAATAGGTTCATTTTGATTGCCGTGAATGgtcaattttgttttaaatcttaAACGTGGCACAAATGTGTCCATTGTGCGACTGTTTGACATTTTACAATGACGGAAAATTGGTTCATTTGATTGCCGATTGACTCATCACTTTCTGTTCACCGGTTTTAAATCTCAAACGTGCACaatggacaaaaaatgtatcgATTATCAGGTAGGATGAGGACTTTCAGAGGAGAGTGATTCATTGGTTGATCTTTTGCTGAGCTGATAGTGATGCGTAATCACCATGGCTACAGTCCATCATTATTGGATAATATTTGTCACtgattgaaatgaaatcatAACAACAACCCTGCGAATGAAAAGACTTGCAATTGTAATTCTGAATTTTTCAGCCTGATGTTCTTGTCATTTCAATGGCGTAACGTGACTGCAATGCTTGCCCGTGCTGATTTAGAGGTTGCCAGTTTTGCCCTGTATCATACGTCAGCGCCAGAGCAGAAAAAAGCAGTCAAGACCATATCAATACCCTGCAGAGGTAAATGTAGAGTAAATTGTGCTACACAGAGGGTTTCATCTTAAGCATATCAAAACATAGTCAGTCTTTGTCTTCCTTAACTAAATCGTGGCACTGTAAATTAGTCCttattttgtttgaatgtttcgCTAGGAAGGCGTCGTTTTAAGAAACAAACCTCTATCTCCCAACTGTACTTGAATCAATTAGAAAGCAATAAAAGGATATTCACAATAAGAAGCCCATGTTAAGTTCAGTCTTCCAAAATATAATCATTGTTCAATTCGCCACCTGTCTCTTTCAATCAATTTTTCTCCTCGAGTCCCCAGGAATTCCCAAACTTTTGAATCAACTAAGCAAGTTAAAGCGTATACTCGTAGAGGAACTGTTAGTTCAGTCTTCCAAACTATAGTCATCATTCAATTTGCCACCTGACTCTACACATTCAAATTTCATTTGATTGTTCTCCTCGAGTCCTAAGGAATCCCCAAATCTCCATATAGTAGATATGAGTGTTCACTTCTGTTCAAAGTACCAAACGGTCTATACGTTGAACGATCAATTTGATGTGCAGCCCCCGAGGTTGGTTTTAATCCTACGTGGTGCCAGGGTAGTTAACGGTGACGTCGAGCCGTCTGGTGCTCTTCTTGGGAGGACGCGTCTGTGTCAGGATTAGGGCCCTGTATCTCTTTGGAACGCGTGCATTGGGAAGCAGCGTATATCAACACGGTGATTGCGATCGATCAAACTAGTTAGCAGGAGACTGATACAGACTTAGGCTGCCCTAACCCTAGAGAAGCTGATAAAACGAGAGTTGAAC
Protein-coding regions in this window:
- the LOC136436265 gene encoding uncharacterized protein — its product is MELRMVTNRVLAVNLLILGSVAGVCSGVGFLVALDIGSIFSFIAAFTALIIGILTITENDRLVLIAMVLAYAYEAVCLLHTLVFLGLVIGACNSSLYLSTEKGGCSRSREFTGIYAFNMALTLTNGVLCALLILNVCGCYTKQTEKARPMSRPVTKTTQPPQSQPQPKAQQKTQQKTGPVPADTTVPDTYTKKNRTRKSKRPSSLYNWPSTPILSPSPGR